Genomic segment of Lepus europaeus isolate LE1 chromosome 6, mLepTim1.pri, whole genome shotgun sequence:
GAATTTTAGCTAATGATTCAGGTGGAAATGGAGAAGGGAAAGATGTGACTTGGTTTGGAATTAAAGAGCAGATATATAGTTTACTAAGCATCGTTAAAAGAGAGAATTTCATATTGTTGGGATGATTTGGGGCACACTGATCAGAAAACAGGAGGAAAGATTAGAGAATAGTGGTGGCATATTCAGTTTAAAAGACCCAATTCTAGTCCTGTTTCTACCACATCCACCTCTATGACCTTGAGAGTGAGGTTTCCTGGCTGAGCCTTAAATCCTTATTTGCAAAAGGAAGAAGGGTATCTTATCCTCCCCACTGAACTGTGAGTTAACACAACTCAAAATGACTTATAAGAAGCTTTGCAAGTAGAAGGCATGATCAGTTCCTCAAGTCCTCGGGTTCAATGAACAATTATCACAAACTGTGCTGTCATTTCAGAGGCTTTCACTTTTCAGGGAACAGCAATTTGTAATACAATGCTTGATAAACCACTTGGGTAAGCTCCTACCTCTGAAAGAGAAGGGTCGTTTCATCCCCATTCCACACACAAGGCCATGGGCCCATAGGGTAAAATACGCCCTAAGGTCACCCAGCAAGTTACCAATGAAAGCTCTGCTGAACTCCTTTCATCACTACCCAACAATGCAGCACACGCAGCCAAGTTCCAACTATTTCAGCAACTTTCCAGTGAATCCAGAAGAACAGAAAATCTCAGAGACATGAAATTAAACTGCTCAAGGGGGTCTCCAGTGTCTGAGGCCATATTCATTTGGGTAGCATGTACCAAGGCTGTTTAGAGAATGGCCTCTTAGGCTTGACTGTCAGATGGAGTTGCACTTCCTTAATTGTGTAACTCTAACCTCTTGTGTGTCCCTGTTTTCCCCTCTGTAAAATAACAGTGCCTGTCTCGGGGGCTGGCTGTGATCCTAAACgacatgacacacacacagaactcagAACAGTGCTAGACCCACAGAAAAATATATGGTCAGCAGCTCTGATTCCTCTCAACATAATATTTTAACATCACTAAAAAACCCAAGAGGTACAGTTAACAGGTCCTTTAACTGGGCATTGTATGGATTTCCTTCCCCTGTTTCATCTGGAAAGTTTAATTGTGTAAAGCATTTTaacaattcattcatttttacagTGGAAAGAGCAAGAGATGAGCACCTCTTCAGCCACGGGTGACGTTCTGCGTGCGTGAGAAGGGGCAGAGGTTAGTGTTCCAGAAGCACAGTGGACAGCTGACCTGTGGGAAGTGAGAACCTGCCGAAACGCCTCAGGAGGAGCCATTCTTTACGTCTGGGTGCTGATGCAACCGCCCAGTACTTACCCTGCCACCTTCTTCCAACTTACCCGATATGGCCGCCACTAGAACTAACGTCCCATTTTCCTTCCAGTGGAGATCGTCGATTCCTTCGAAAAAGCAGGCAGCCCCTTGATTACACCAGAAAGGGGCACTGGTTTCAGGTCGCAGATGGGGAAATGTGCAGTTGCCGAGCTGGAAAAGTTCATACCACTCCATTGTGTAGTTCTTGCCAGTCAGCGTACTCCTGAATCCAATGGCGTCGTGCATAATTTTCTGCGTAAAAATAGCACGTGTAGAAAAGCACCTGTGAGGTAAGCAGGAGTCCAGGTAACCCCTGGTTTCTATGGTAGAACACGTGGTAGACCATAGATGCCTATCCAGCAGCACAGCCGTTCAGCTGTCCCTTGTGCGCCCTGGGCAGGGTGACTGCAGCTCATCTCAGGATGGCCGTATGCCACAAGGACACTCGTTCCCTCACAGCTCAGAGCGAACTGGAGAAGCCTCCTCGCCAGCCTCAGGAAGGAACTCTTAGCCACCTCACGGGGGATGTGCTCAGGAACCAAGACGTCTGCTCTGccctttcttccaggcctcttccACCTCAATTTCCAGGAGCTGATTTTAGCGACTGGGTTTAGATTCATAATTTTAAAGGGATTAAAGGGATTATATTTGTTGCTGTCAAGTTTACAAACTATGATGTTTTTGACTACTCATTTGAAATATGCAAAGAGGAACACTGATAAATATGATGTAAAATCAGCCCTCTGATAGGTGATTGCTCCCTCAAAGAAACCGAATAGTCAAATCAAGTATCCAACATTGCCAGATCAAGATGCGCCCTTACCAAGTGTCCCAGGAGGTCTCCGTATTTAAATTCCCACACTGGAGCTTGCAGACGAAAGACTTCAATGACATCATCATCCTTCATCACTGGGATGGTCGAGCCAGTTGGACAGAAAGTGTACTTGGCTTGACAATAGGGATCTGCCTCTGGACGGAAGGAAAAGCGTCTAacacagaaaaaagaaaccatcagCTCAGACTCTAACCGGAATCTTTTTtccttacacattttagaattgGTTCTAATTTTGCCATCAGGCACGTTTTTAGGGAACATATTCAGAGGTTGGGCCCtggtaaataaatgtaaatacacTCAGCCTTTCATCTCCGTGGATTCTATGTCTTTGGGTTCAACAAAGTGCAGACTGAAAACATCTGTGAAAAAGAAACGCATCTGTACTGAGCGTGTACCGACTCTGCTTTCCCTGTCACTCGTCCGTAAACAGGACAGCGACTATGTACAGCAGTCAGGATTCAAGTAACCTGGAGAGGACTCAAAGTGTATGAGAGAACGTGCACAGGTTCTGTAAGCACCACATCATTCTGTATTAGGGACTTGGGCATTCGGGGATTCTGGAATCCGTGGGAAGTCCTGGAATCAATGCTCCGTGGATACTAAGGGACAACAGTGTCCATTGCCCTTGTTATCCTGTGAACAAACTTGCAGTCTTGTCCCTAATAACAAATGATGAATGAAAAGCACTCTGATGACCACATGCTCCCCGCCTCCCTGTTCCACTGTGAGAATTCTGAAGACCAGATCATGTCTTTGATCTTACCACGGAGGACACATTGTACAAAAGTTGACAGAAGAAAGGAGTATTTTTTCAGTGTGTTCAGTTTCCCAAACAATCCATACATGAAGGTTATTAAAGTTATGACtaaatagaatatatttaagCTTACTTAAGAACTAGCCAACATGCATtcaaccaatatttattgagGGCAAGACACTGCTCTTTTCCTCACCCAGCCTGGGGTGCGGGCTGGGAGGGCATCACACAAGTAAGGAGGTGAAGTGTGGTAACTGCTAAACCGAGGACACAGAGCCCTGTGCTACAGCACAAAGGAGGGAGACATCATTTTACCTGATATGCGATGGGTAGACAAGGGAGGCTAAAAAATTGCGACCTGGCTTGGGTTTTTAAGGTTCTtgtgaagaaaggagagaaaacagagtATATAAGACGGAAATGGCATATCTGAAGTGACTCCAGCAGGCCCGCAGAGGGGAGGGCTCAGCAAAGGCTGTCACTTTGTTGCTAAGAAACTGTGAACAGCACCCCCTAGAGGCAGACTCCGGGAGCGCTGAGCCCTACAGTGAGCTGGAAAGGGTTTTAAGTAGCAGACGTGAAAGGAGTGAATTCGCTATTGAGTAAACCTTACTTCATGAATTAAAAGGAAGTGGGGAGCCAGTCCAAGTTAAAGCTGAGTTATGAGGTGATGCAACAATGCAGGCAAGAAGACAGGGCCTAGAGGGCTACAGATGAATCCAGCTCGACAGACACGGGTCCCCATCAGCACTGGGCACTGCGACAGAAGGCAGAACGACAGACAGCCCCTGTCCTCTAACAGTTCAAGATCCCCAGGTTCCTAGCCAGATGTCTTGTTTTACAAGTCTAGCACGTCGACACAAATTTCCAttttaagacctgaaaccatgatGGTAACTAAAAACAGCAACAACTCTCTCAAACGTGTATGAGACTGGGGGAACACTTTCGCGGGCACTTAGCTGGCTTAAACAAAACTAACTACATGTGTAGGTTTCCTTGCCCACAGCAAAGTCTGTTTTAGGTCAAAGATGATTTTAGAGGCAAAACTTAAGTGTAAACTTACTAAGGTTAAATATTACATTCAACTGAGGAGCTTAGAAGACAGTATACACTTAGAAGTACGAAactttttggggccggcgccgcggctcattaggctaatccactgcctgcggcgccggcaccccaggatctagtcccggttggggcgccagattctgtcccggttgcccctcttccagtccagctctctgctgtggcccaggagtgcagtggaggatggcccaagtgcttgggccctgcacccgcatgggagaccaggagaagtacctggctcctggcttcagatgggcgcagtgcCAATCTTggccgccatttggggggtgaaccaacggaaggaagacatttctctctctttctccctcgctgtctataactcttcctgtccaaagaaaaaaaaaaaaaagagtaaaagagtacctgggttcagtttctggctctggcttaaaaaagaaaagtacgaAACTTTCAATGATACAGTAAGAAGTCATAGTCAAATTTAGCTCTAATATTAAAGAGTTTTGGGTTTACAGATCTCTTCTGAACATTTGATCTTTACTTGTTAAGAACATCTTATTAACATTTTCAAGGAAATCAACTTCAACCTCAAGTAGCCCTTTTTACATATATccggcaaaaacaaaacaaaagaaacctcAAAACACACACAACCACGGGAGACTACACTGAGCCCTGGGCGTGACAAGGCTGGCAGGTGCGAAACTGACCCTGGCGGCCAccgctcctcctcctgcctcggGCAGAACCGTGCCAGTGTCACGCAGCTCCGGAGCCCGACCTCGCCGGAACCCCGCCTCCCGGGGCGTTGTTTTGTCAGGCCAGAGCTTCGCGCAGGTCAGCGGCTCGCGTCCGCTTCGCGGGCCTGCGGCCTCCCCGCGGGCGGAACACAGCCCCGTGGGGCCCGCGACCGGGATGCGGGGCTTTTAAACGCCAAATGCGGCGGGTCCCGGGCAGCCCTGGTAAATGCGCCAAATGCTAGGGAGAGGCTGTAACGACAGTGCGCCGCAGCAGTGATGCGCCCGACGCTGACATCGTCTTCCAGGACGCAGGGGCTGTATCAAAAGTCTCTCGATGACCCTACACGAGCCCCTTTACGGCGGCGAGCGAGGCCAGGCGCCCGCCCCCCCACTTCACGACAGTGCTACGACAGCCGCCGAGCGCCGCCGCGCGACAGCgactttctctcctccccccccgccccgccccacgcgCCAGGTTCCGCCCCCAAAAGCCCCTCTCGCGGCCCCGGCCGTGCGCGCGCTCAGCTCCGCGCGCCCCCGCGCCGCCGCGCACTCACTTGTAGGGCACCGGCCAGCGGCGCCGGGAGAGGCCGCCCGAGGCCCGCGGCCAGCCCAGAGTCGCCGTCAGCAAGCACAGCAGcaggagccagcgccgcggcgcGCCCCCTCGGACCCGCGTCCCCCGCCCAGCGCTCCCGACCTGCGCCATGGGGCGGCTCCCGGTGCTTCCGACgccggccccgcccgccgccgcggAGGGGCGAGCATGCGCACAGccgcgccccggccccggccgcacGCGCGACGCCTCAGCGCGGCCCCGGCTGCTCTCCGCCCCGGCGGCCTCCACACGTTGCTGACGCGGAAGGCGCTCCGGTCCGGACTCCCAGCGAAttccagccaggccctggggcgTCGCCGCTCAGTAACCGACTGAAGTGCGGCTTCAAGTCTCTCATTGTGGAGACCTCGACGGGGGCGAGACCCCGGGTCTCCCCCAGCCGCCACCGACGCCAAACCCAAACCAGCCCCAAATTCGGCTTCTGGGCTCCTTTGGGTTCTGCAGCCCGGAGCTCTGAACCTTACCGGGTCCCCCGTCGCCCCGAACATTGCGTGCCTGAGGACGACCCAGGAcagggtgggagagtggatgaCTGATTCTCACCGGCTGACCCAGCAGCCACAACCATGGTGGACACCAGCCGGTGCTGCCACGGGCCCCCCACTGCCTACCTGGCTGCAGATCTTTTTTGTTGAATTaattattgaaaattaatttttgttggATTAATTACTTATACACAAGTATGCATATCTGTTTACTTCCATTGTGAACAGTTTGCAAGTACGTTCAAGAAAACCGCCTCAGAACGACAGACTTCTCACGTTGTTTTAGTACAGGTTATGGAAGGCCATTGTTTGGCCTGAGCTCCTGCACTAGGCCCCAACAGACCAGACCCACATGGAGTCAGTCATGCCAGGTGCCTGTGGAATCAAACTGCAACTTCAAGGAAACAGGAAAATTCCCGAACAGATCAATTTTCCCCAGAACTGGAGATCCACAGCAACCAATCGGCACAAGCTGAGCTAGCATGATAATCAGAATCCTCTGCTCTACCCCTTATGAAGACAGTGCTGAAATAACTTGATGTGAGCCAACCCACTTTTTTGTCGGTACTTTGTTCCCTTGCCTCTGCTGTCTCACAAAACCCATCTGTTCTTCCGTACCCAGTGATGCTCTTTATGTTTTGGGCTCTGGAGCCTCTAAGATCCGGAAGAGCTGGTTTGGTGGACAAACCAGCCCTGCGCCAGAACCCCGACCGCCGCCAGAGGGCGCGCGGCTGTCGCTCTGAGACGGGAGGAGGGCCGCGGCCCAGGCCGCCTGGTCATGCGGCAGGCTCGGCGGGGCCACGTCCTGGCCCGCAGCTACGGTTCTAAATTAGAAAGGCCGAGGTCGGGAAGCTCTGCAGTGCTTGCGCAGCCGGTTTCCGCCAGCGCAGGCCCTCCCCAAGCCTTCAGTCCTGCCCTCGGCCTTTCTAATTTAGAACCGTAGCCAAAGCTCCTCCTCGTTCCAGTTGCTGAACTGAGCTTTGGAGAAAAGGTGGGCGGGGAGGATTCCCACCAAGGAGGTTGGAAAGAGAGCCCAAGGCCAGCCCCAGCACCCTGCCCCATACACCTGCAGACGCCTTCTCGTTCCTCCTTCCCGTACTCCCACGCGCTGCTACTGTTACCGAAAGCTCCATCTCTGGCCCTGGTGCCAGTCATAATACGGAGGCCACAGTTTTGGGGTGAAGGAGAGAGAACATTTGATCTGCCGACAGATGAGATCCTAGCAGACTTCCTGGTGTCAAAGACTGCAGCCCCACTGGTTGCTGGATATTTGGGGCTTATAAAAAGGGGCTACAAAGAAAGAGGTGCTGGTATGGCGAAATCATGGAAGCCCTGGTGTCAGGTGTCGGGTACCAGGCTTGTCTGGCCTGACCAGGTTCTCCtgctttggggggaaaaaaaaaaaaaaaagaaggaacaagGCTGTTTGTGCCTTAGGACATGGGTAAGCCGGAAGCCAGCCGACAAACCCTGAAGCATCAGCCTTTACTTTTAAGTAAAAAAGCTTATGTTATTTTACAGCCAATTACACTGCCACTCTGCCAAAAGCAGGGTGTTTGGTTTGCTTTTGGCTTTGGTGGTAAGAATAGACATAACATTATCATTTTAACCGTTTTTAAGTGTACAACTCAGGGCAATCAGTTCATTGACAATGTTGTGCAacctctccaccaccacctccgGAACTTCTCCACAGCCATTAAGCAATAAGTCCCCATTCTCTCCCCTCGCCACCCAGCCGGAGAACCTCTGTCCTGCTTTGTGAATTTGCCTCATGAAGAGGAATCCCACCGTATTTGTTCTTTTGTCACCGGCTTTCTCTCAGTTAGCATATGGCCTCAGAGTTCACTCATGCTGTGCCGTGTGTCAACATTGTATTCCTGTTAAGGCTGGATCATGGCCCATTGTGTGTTTATGCCATATTTGgatgactggttcactccctagatggacaTTTGGGCTGGTGTCCTCTTGTGGGTATAATGATGCTGCTGTGAATGTGAACACGCAGATATCCAAGTCCTTGCTTTTTATTCTTGTGGGTATATGCTttggagtggaattgctggatccaATTGGTAATTCTATAATttactttttgaggaactgccactACAGGAGTTACATCTTTCTTTGTAATGGTAACTTAAATTATGTTACTcataagcttttttttcttttgtctgcgGGTCTTAAAATTTGAAGGCAGATGACATTCATGAATCTGTTCAAGTAGGTACTGACTTCCTAGTGGGGAAAGGGCAAGGCCTACATTCACTGGATTGTGGTTGTTTATTGAATCTGGGCCTCTGACCTTGAGGTGAAGTCCCATGGAGGTTGATGGACTTATTTACTCTTGATTACAATGTAGCAAATGCCTCAGCACTTTGTGAAAGGTTCCAAAGTTCATGCAAGTATTGAAAACATGTCTGACTTTTTGGCAGGTGGATCCCATTAATTCCACGAAGCAACTGAAGGCCAGCCGACTGGCAGAATTACTGGTTTAAAACTAAAACCATGTTTCTTTGCATCTTTCTTGCCCTTCAAAATGTTCCGTGTTTCTACTAATAATAGGATATATATGTGCTTACAGTCTGTCTCAGACATATGTCAGATAGGAGCTGTTACTTCATTTTATAGTACTGAAAACATGGAGGAGAGAATGTTAAAAATGATAATGTACACTAACATTCAAATACACAGAATGGTAACAGTAGGCTGAGGTGGCAACAAATGGAGGTGCTTGGTCATGGTTGGGGGAGCCCTCATTAATGGATTAATGCCATGTTGTAGGACTGGATTCTTATCGTCAGAGTGCGCGCCTATAAAGTGTGCTCAGCTTCCTGGGCTGCCTCCTTTGCAGTGATCTCTGTGCACCCACCTGTTTGCTTTTCTGCTgagtggagcagcagcaggaggccctcaccagaagctgagcTGATGTGGCTGccaatcttggacttccagcctttGGAACTGTGGGCTAAATAatcctcttttctttatacattatCTAGTCTCAGGGGTCCTATTTAGTAAAGAAAATGAACTGACACTCCCCCCGCTACCCCAGTAGACAGTGGCCTCCCCTGAAATTCTTCCTTTGCCTCCAGGTCTTCCTGTTTCCCCAGATCGGTGCTCCTCCAGAATgtaagggtgggggcagggagattGGCTGGATCACACCCCTTCTTTCCCCGCAACACACGCCAGGTCTTTCTGAGGGTGAACTATTAACCTAGAGCTTGTAGGGCTGGATGCTTGGACATCTGTCAATGAGGGCTGTCAAACATTCTGCTCCAGACTCTACATTACGACTTCTGGGTTTTGAACTCAGAACTGTGAATTTTCTCTCCCATTTGCTTTGGATCAGTGGTTACCAAATCTGGGGAGATTTTAAGCCATGGGAATGCCCAGGCTGGCTCGTCACTGAGTTGCTCTGCTGGGTTCCCAAATTCTCCAGCTAGCCTGAGTTGAGAATCACTGCTTTCAAAGCATTTTAAGGGTCTGTGGAAATAATTCTCCCATGTTTGTGAgccctacacttttttttttaaaaatataatttaatggaCACATAGTAATTACACATATTTATAGAATACAGTGTGGTATTGAAGTACACATTTACAGTGTGTAACGATTAGGTTGAGGTACTTGACATATCCACTATTCATCCTTCTAGGAAGAAGGTTTCAAATTCAGAGAGCATTAATTACAACGAATAGTTGGCTTTGCAGCATTCTGCTAACTCACCAGATATAATAACAGCATCAAGCTCACTGGAGTTCAGGTGGGCCAAGTCTTGTCCCTCCCCACGGACTCTCCTGGCACTTGGCCCCTGCGCATTTCTCTCCTCTTCAGCTGGGCTCCCTTTCAAGTGATTAACGATGTGCATCTGTTTGGCGTTAGAAGCAAATACCTTCACCTtcaaaaatagaagtaaaagcaAATGATGTCATTGCCTCAATGAAAGCAATTGGGTAAATGAATCTCAGCCAAAGCAGAAAGTCAGCAAACCACTAAGCGATGCTGTACACCTGCAGGACAACCCCAGCCAcagacatcacaatgccagccacaaggAAGAAGGTACAGGGGCCTTTTCAAGGCCTTTTCTTCCAGGAAGAAAAACGCTCCCACAGGTGATGAAGCATTggttttaaatacatacatatatgtaaatacatacacttaggtatatgtatatatatggcttttaaagagagaagagagaacctTGTTTTATAGACAAGAACATAGGGGATGGAGCAAGGATGGCTAATGAGAGCAAGTGTGCAGTGGGATGGAGTAACTTCTGATGTCTTTACAGTGCAGTAGGGTCATTATAGTGGACAACATTTCAGTGTGTATTTTCAAAAGAGCTagtagaaaggattttgaatatgCCCAACACAAACACATTGTAAATGtttaaggtgatggatatgtcaaCGTGTTCTTATCTGTAAAGTTCTGCTACAGAGGCTGCATTGAAGCCAAACCCCAAAGGATTGGGCCTGTgttgtagcatttttttttttttacaaaaggacATCTGAGAAACTTTGACAATTATAAGCTACaatactgacttttaaaaataatagtgaaTTAATTCAAAGTTATTATTAACCCCAGAAGACCTtaaagaaatgttatttttatgttCTAACCACATGCACATGGAGTCTTCAAAATGcacgttttattttttaaaatgatttatttatttgaaagttatagagtgagagggagagacagagggatcttccatctgctggttcactccccaaatggccacaatggcaggccaaagtcaggagctccgtctgagtctccaatgtgggtgacagggtcccaagcacttgggccatcttcccctgctttcccaggtgcattaacaggatgtTAGGTGGAAAgcagaacatctgggacttgattTGGCCCctgtatgggatgacagcattgcaggcaaccttaaccagcttagcctgctgcaccgtagtgctggcccccacattaTGTCTACAGCCCATTTTTCCATGACTGTTCAAAGCTGTCTTGTATTATTGTTTCTATATATCCTCATTCTTTGCATAAGGTGCTGCTCAGGATACCACATCttaaatcagagtgcctgggtttgagtcctagttctgtttctgattctagcttcctgctaatggatagcagcaggtaatggctcaggtaatcgggtccctgctatccacatggaagacctggactgaattctgagCTGCTGTCTTTggcctgcccaggcctggctgccgagggcatttgaggagtgggccagtgaaaagatttctctttcattctcaacCAAGCTTGCTcgcttgctccctctcccctgtcccctgtcccctctcccctctcccctctctcttcctgggtatgtgtgtgtgcttgtgtcctgtctttctctgtctctgactttaaaatcaaataaacattttaaaaagacaaactgTTAGTACGTTCTTGTCAGCTGCCTTATTTAATCCCGGATCCTCTGTCTTGGCAGCTGATTCTGAAGCGGCCCAGAACTGCCGTGTCTGGGAAGGACTATGCTGCCATAGTTCTGTGAAGGATTCTTCATGCCTTGCACCATGCTAGGGAACCTGTCAGAAGCTGCTGCATTTTCCCAGGGTGGCAGTTGAAATCTGCCTACTTGTGAAGTCCCAGGGGGTTGGAAACCAACGTGGAGGGAGGGCGAGAAGAGCAGGATGATCTTACAGCCAGAGAAGCAGGATCTACAGCACtgtcctcttttccttcctcccaaaGCATCAAactgacttttcttttcttcttatttttttatttatttgaaaggcagagttagaggagagataggagagagaggaaacagagaggagagagagaggagacaggaaaggcgggggtgggggggtgggtggagaatagctcattcactggttcactcttcaaatgcctgtagGGGTTGGGcctctggctggggctggagccaggagctggggattcaatccaggtatctcacatggagggcagggacccaactatttgagccgtcacctgaTGTCTTCctgttggtgggaagctggaatcaggagctggggttGGTATGAAACCCAGGAACTATGATATGGGACCCAGGCAACTTATCTAGCCAGAAAAAATGTCAATGTAGCAATTCTGTTGTATTATAGCATTCACCTGAATGGATCACATTGTGcttgtttgaaatatttcttattgTTCCTTGTGTATTAGCCCTTCATTTCTAACTGGATATTTGAATAAAGCCTCATGTTGGAACAGATGTCTTACGTGCACAGGCCAATATGAACTGATAATTTTAACCCATTTCGAAATCATACTGTCTGGTGCCTAGGAAATTTTCTCCCACTCAAATGTTCTCTTCGGATAGATTTGCTGCTGATGCCAGAGGCACTGGGGCATGGGTGCTGAGATGTAATCACGGATGTCAGTCCCAGGGGTGCTACCAACAAAAGGCACCAGGGTGGGCTTCCACGGCCTGTCCCCTCTGCTTGCTGTTTTTGATGGAATGGGCAAAATAGTTGGGATATTGTATAGCATGTTTTAAAGGTAGTGCTCTTCCTATAATATTTACAAGAAATTgttcacataaaaatattttagtttcaaCCAAATGAATTACATACTCAATCACTTGATGATAGATATTTTCAATGCGATCTTGACTCACAATCAAAAAACCATTAGGCTCCATGGCTTCCTGACAAGCACCTTCTCACTTCTATTTTTCATGGTTTAAAGGCAGAAGCAACGCTATCAGGGCATGTTCCAAACAGATGCTCAGGAGACTCTTCAAAGTTTTCCTGAACTCCCTGGCTGTTTCCTTCACAGGCACCAACTAGGGTGCATTGACTTGTTTTTAATAATAACTACAAAGAAAGCAAGAATATTATGTGAAACAGTGATATCTGAATACTGATTTCTGCATTTACAGCTGAACTAAAAAGACTCaactaattttagttatttct
This window contains:
- the CLN5 gene encoding ceroid-lipofuscinosis neuronal protein 5 isoform X1, encoding MAQVGSAGRGTRVRGGAPRRWLLLLCLLTATLGWPRASGGLSRRRWPVPYKRFSFRPEADPYCQAKYTFCPTGSTIPVMKDDDVIEVFRLQAPVWEFKYGDLLGHLKIMHDAIGFRSTLTGKNYTMEWYELFQLGNCTFPHLRPETSAPFWCNQGAACFFEGIDDLHWKENGTLVLVAAISGDTFNKMAKWVKEDNETGIYYETWTVRASPEKGAETWFDSYDCSKFVLRTYEKLAELGAEFKRIETNYTRIFLYSTEPTYLGNETSIFGPTGNKTLALAIKKFYYPFQPHLSTKEFLWSLLKIFDSVIMHRQFYLFYNFEYWFLPMKFPFIKITYEEIPLPDRNRTLPAL